The following are encoded together in the Methanosarcina flavescens genome:
- a CDS encoding LysE family transporter → MLNIEILKALLLGFSVGLTGALVPGPMLFATIETSLKKGWFTGPKVVFGHIIVEVVIYLMILFGAASLVDSGVISAIFLIGGLSLLVFGLLTIKDARATASSAQISQGSPGSKLTSNPILIGVVTSVSNPYFWIWWLTAGSALILKEYELGVIFAIAYMLGHWIADLSWFTIVSGSFSRGKNLLSQKMHRYILYICGIFLAIFGFYFMLNYNNSVKLA, encoded by the coding sequence ATGCTAAATATTGAAATTTTGAAAGCTTTGCTTTTAGGATTCTCTGTAGGGCTTACAGGCGCACTCGTTCCAGGCCCTATGCTTTTTGCAACTATAGAGACTTCTTTGAAAAAAGGCTGGTTTACAGGTCCTAAGGTCGTATTCGGGCATATAATTGTGGAAGTAGTGATATATCTCATGATTCTCTTTGGGGCTGCTTCACTCGTAGACAGCGGCGTAATCTCTGCAATTTTTCTTATAGGAGGGCTTTCACTTCTGGTCTTCGGGCTTCTCACCATAAAGGACGCCAGAGCCACGGCTTCTTCTGCACAGATCTCTCAGGGCTCGCCAGGCTCGAAATTGACTTCCAATCCCATCCTGATAGGCGTGGTTACTTCAGTATCCAATCCTTATTTCTGGATCTGGTGGCTGACTGCGGGCAGTGCCCTTATACTTAAGGAATATGAGCTGGGAGTTATATTTGCAATAGCTTACATGCTCGGGCACTGGATAGCAGATCTGAGCTGGTTTACTATCGTATCCGGATCGTTCAGCCGTGGGAAAAACCTGCTCTCCCAAAAAATGCACAGGTATATTCTCTATATCTGCGGGATATTTTTGGCAATTTTCGGGTTTTATTTTATGCTTAACTATAATAATTCAGTTAAGCTGGCCTGA